In Plasmodium gaboni strain SY75 chromosome 8, whole genome shotgun sequence, one DNA window encodes the following:
- a CDS encoding perforin-like protein 5 encodes MKIKKSYFFFGYAFALFCRVCCVSKNDIFNPKLYTSNVEYKEREYFLKYLGMSYDIIKGNPWGDPIYMIDLGYRRNVLRMNELNTNNNIKDDNVKFKVKKASKIKCKDNMKKNVIDNLCDINKEYEKSYSVSSINDDIHPFNDSNYYKMLVQRINRGDSIIIEKKMCSKYFSSINDIHKNDLDTFFLTTLNELGDNYQNIKDDTYKCSLEYYKMNNMNKYSENCLKTITPWISFFNMYGTHVISGVYYGGKIIHNLYFENNNLKKREYKIRIYKRRLNPFSTIHSSLYFGSSLSREKIIYIRERNLIMDGGAQINPYNINDINMEKKKKKNYYVNNVEKNLYEQNKNYRYNYNFYEIKNDIIDVRKGSYYNSWKDSIEWELAKPVKLNLVPLSEFINSEEGKSAYYMALEFYSNLSYSNYNPYLYVLNKSEKDIYIMDIKRNWEQYIDKNINFNVTPKCKNGDKILSGFILTNKKKSYEDNHIIHMCPLNSVCSSGINIESDKNFEFSWILCSKENRSEIHQILTKNTFQGNGKASCPYNMKIGFGFSLTFQKSINTNIKIEPCESNKRECEKNNLASSSQTYFWINCLPTNKNILLQTLESKTYSEKKHLNDHFVFSLKCSEGKYIIAGFAIDYIPSGVNDYLICPVGSNKCDIMIHVKEKNIGEVHIPIMYIVCSSI; translated from the coding sequence atgaaaataaaaaaaagttactttttttttggttaTGCTTTTGCATTATTTTGTAGAGTGTGCTGTGTTtcaaaaaatgatatattcAACCCTAAATTATACACTTCCAATGTTGAATATAAAGAAAGGGAatactttttaaaatacCTGGGAATGTCgtatgatattattaagGGTAACCCTTGGGGAGATCCAATTTATATGATAGATTTAGGATACAGACGAAATGTTCTTAGGATGAATGAActaaatacaaataataatataaaagatgaTAATGTTAAATTTAAGGTTAAAAAAGCTtctaaaataaaatgtaaggataatatgaaaaaaaatgtgaTAGATAACTTATgtgatataaataaagaatacGAGAAAAGCTATTCAGTTTCTTCCATTAATGATGATATCCATCCTTTTAATGATTctaattattataaaatgttaGTACAAAGAATAAATAGAGGTGATTCAATAATTATAGAGAAGAAAATGTgttcaaaatatttttcttctataaatgatatacataaaaatgatttGGATACGTTCTTTTTAACAACACTGAATGAATTAGGAGATAATTATCAGAACATAAAAGatgatacatataaatgtagtttagaatattataagatgaataatatgaataaatatagtGAAAATTGTTTAAAAACTATAACTCCATGgatatctttttttaatatgtatgGAACACATGTGATATCAGGAGTTTATTATGGAGGTAAGATAATACATAATTTATActttgaaaataataatttgaaaaaaagagaatataaaataagGATATATAAGAGAAGATTGAATCCTTTTAGTACTATTCATTCTAGCTTATATTTTGGTTCTTCTTTATCAAGggaaaaaattatttatataaggGAAAGAAATTTGATAATGGATGGAGGGGCACAAATTAATCCCTACAACattaatgatataaatatggaaaaaaaaaaaaaaaaaaattattatgttaATAATGTCGAAAAGAATTTGTATGAACagaataaaaattatagatataattataatttttatgagataaaaaatgatataattgATGTAAGGAAAGGTAGCTATTATAATAGTTGGAAAGATAGCATTGAATGGGAACTAGCCAAACCAGTGAAATTAAATTTAGTACCATTATCtgaatttataaattcaGAAGAAGGAAAATCTGCCTATTATATGGCTCTTGAATTTTATTCCAATTTGAGTTATTCTAATTATAATccttatttatatgtattaaataaaagtgagaaggatatatatataatggATATAAAAAGGAATTGGGAACAATATATTGACaagaatataaatttcAATGTAACACCTAAATGTAAAAATGgtgataaaatattaagtGGTTTTATActtacaaataaaaaaaaatcatatgAGGATAATCATATTATACACATGTGTCCATTAAATTCGGTGTGTTCTAGTGGTATAAATATTGAATCAgataaaaattttgaatTTAGTTGGATTTTATGTAGTAAAGAAAATAGAAGTGAGATACATCaaatattaacaaaaaatacGTTTCAAGGGAATGGAAAAGCATCATGTCcttataatatgaaaatagGTTTTGGATTTTCATTAACATTTCAAAAATCTATAAATACcaatataaaaattgaACCTTGTGAAAGTAATAAAAGAGAAtgtgaaaaaaataatttggCTAGTTCTTCACAAACATATTTTTGGATTAATTGTTTACCTACgaacaaaaatatattattacaaacATTAGAATCAAAAACATATAGTGAGAAAAAACATTTAAATGATCATTTTGTGTTTAGTTTAAAATGTTCTGaaggaaaatatataattgcAGGTTTCGCAATTGATTATATTCCTTCGGGTGTAAATGATTATTTAATATGCCCCGTAGGAAGTAATAAATGTGATATTATGATTCATGTTAAGGAGAAAAATATAGGTGAAGTACATATACCTATTATGTATATTGTGTGTTCTTCtatttga